TTTCTCTTGCTTTCTCTCACTTTCCTTTCTGCCAAACACTTTCATCTACAGGGCCTCTCCACAAGCATATTGGTTTGTTATATTAAGCACTTGAAGGGCATGAAGGATATgtatagggtttagggttatatatatatatatgtatgtatgtatgtatgtatgtatgtatgtataacgTATAAAAGGATATCATATATTACTATCCTGGTGTTGGACAAGTATATTAGTTGCTCTTTCTACGACTTCTTGTCTATTAGCAACCACAAGACGGACCCTTTGCTATTGTCAAACAAGAAAGTACCACCCATGATAAATTGTCAAGCAAGAAGCCAAAACATAGAAAGAAAGGGATCCAAGTTGTAATTATTATTGATGGGTTTTCTTCAGTGATAATGCACATACATTCTAAAGATCACTTGAGTTGAGATCAATAATTATAGGGTAAATGTCAATTATCGAAGAATTGTAATAGTCAATTCATATATTCTGCATTGCATCATGCATCGTGGAAGTATTTAATATTTATCTTGGTTCAGGCATAATTAACATCATAATTACTTATTTGCAGATATGATTGTACATATTTGGTTGAGGATAatgagctcaatatacatcaTCCGTACATATGCATGAATATATTTTGGACATGAAAAGCTATAGGTAGCCTTCTAGGAATAAATAAAAGATTTGAGCTGGTCTAACCAAATTGCTATTCGACAAAATAAGGATGAGAACATTTTAGGGTGGTGCCATGAGACGGGGGTTCCGGCCGTACGTTCTCCGAGACGATATATATTGATTTGTACTAACTTTTTCTGCTAAAGAAGCATATTGTACGAGTACTAATTAGAATTATGGATATAAATTAACATAAAAGAGCCAAAACACAAGGAACCGAGGGCAAGGGAATCCAGGGGGTTGTGTCTGGTTTGTGCCCCAAACCCTATTCCTCTCCTATTTTTCAGTACTCTTCAAGCATGTGACTCTCCGAGTCCTTCCAATTCGGGTAGACGCCTCTGTTATGGTTTGTACGTACATGTTAGCATCttatatattaaaaacaaattaattaatgagATAAAAATTGATCAAAAAACTGAATAAATCATCGATCAAACATACAACTATCACATcattttgtaaacaaaatttagCAATTACGTCTGAACTCATATTTAGTCGTCATGGGACGACTTAGTGATACATGCCATGCCCTAGTTAGTGAAAGCAAATTATACTCAAATAGAAGGGCATAAATTCGACCCCTCTGTCTAAATATGACCTAGCCATCACGCTGGCTGCTTCTGTCTGAATTTGAACAGAGTTTACGTGAAGCATTGGATATGTATACAATGGTATTCAGCATGATTTGTCTTATTTGCATGTAGCAAGTCTCTGTAacttataattataatttaatCTGTTATCATTTGCATCTTACTGCActgcatatacatacatacatacatacatacatatatatatattcacttATTCAACTTCTTCGTCTAAGCTTCAATCCAATCACAGTTACAAAAATAACCCTCCAACCTTCAGTATGTACTGTACATGCAAGTACGTACGTATTCGTGATATCACACAATCTGAgctaaaaaaaatttccaaaaatatcTAAGAATATAGTTGTAAAATCAAATTCAAACTTCTCGTATATATAACCAAAAAGGAAGATCCCAGCTTCAGTAACTGTAGGATGTATActtgaaaaccaacaaaaatgAATGCGCACGGGGCCATCAATTACAAAGGTCATTTCTGTCAATTCACATTTCATGAGTGCAGGTAGACTATAATGCAATAATCCCAAAACAAGGATTTCGTCCATGATCTTTGATAATATTAAAAGCTGTAAAACCTTGTATCTCAAGACCCATAGTAGGTGGGAACTTCACCTTCACACAGAGTTTGCCCCCAATTACTTTTCTTCACACCCCAGCTACTAGAAAGTTTAAATTCCAAAATTTCTTGTGCATGCTGAGCAAGAAAAGCCCTAGCTAGGCTCAACGTCTCAAGATCTCTCTTGCACCTTCATCACTCATCCATCGTAACCCCTCGTGCATCGGATCTCTTGATATTATTTTATCCCcaaaacaaaaaggttttgaAAAGTGTCAAGACCTAATCAATATGTATGAACACATATCGCTCTCCATATATGCAAGGAAGATAGctagtttctttttcttttctttttttcttttggttttgtaAGAGCTAGCTAATTAATTAACTGGCACCTACAAGTCTTCAGTACCCATCTAGGGTTTATGTTGTTGAGTATTTTTAGGAGATGAAGAAAAGTTAGATAGCTTTTCAAACTTAGCAAGTTTCAAATTGAGTAATTCAAGTTGTATTCTTGATCGATCGATCGATCTCATATGATTATCTTTGTCATATATGCAGAAGCCAGACAAGCCGGGCAAAACCCTAAAAAGGAAATTTGAAAGATCATCACATCATGACAGCAGAGCCAAAGGAGGAATTGCCACCAGGGTTCAGATTTCATCCTACGGATGAAGAACTTATCACCTTCTATCTCATGAACAAGATAAATGATGCCACTTTTACTGGAAGGGCGATCGCCGATGTTGATCTCAACAAATGCGAACCCTGGGAACTTCCTggtacacatatatatagttttTCCAATCTAACCCTTGTTTTCAGGTCATCCGTCACATGCACAAATTTGATCTATTTCTATATATCCATAGTTTTGTAGTTTTTGCAATCAGCTTGTTCTTTACATATATATACCCTTTAAAAGAACCCCAAATATTTTCACCGATCATCAGATCTTTATTAGTTTTATACGTATAATATGATCTGAGGGGGCGGGAAGGGGGGGATTCGGATTTGTACAGAGAAATAGCATTAAGAGCAGTAGCTAGTGGGTAAATCTTGCTTACTTTTCTCGGCTCTTTGTTGgatttaatttcttttgcttattgatattattaattaatttttaattgagacCAAGTATTTCATAAAATGTATTTAACTCATGTGAACTTTGCATATGAACATTACATGTTTCATCGTATATACTCTTCTTCGATCAGAAGTATATATTCTTCAAATTAGTTGTACTCACAAGATATATTGTTCTGAAAACATTTCTTGTAGCATTGATAAtggaaaataattaaaaaatttcccatatatacacacacacacatatatcaaTATTCTCACCAGCTTGCATAGACAAATTAGCTTCTTGTCTAATTTAGTAGTGTTGATGAACAATTGTATTTCTTGGATCAAATATTGTAGCAAAAGCGAAAATGGGAGAAAAGGAGTGGTACTTTTTCAGCCTACGAGATCGAAAGTACCCAACGGGAGTGAGAACAAACCGAGCAACAAACATAGGTTACTGGAAGACCACAGGAAAAGACAAGGAGATCTTCAACAGTGTCACATCTGAGCTAGCTGGGATGAAAAAGACCCTTGTTTTCTACAGAGGCCGAGCTCCTCGTGGCGAAAAATCCAACTGGGTCATGCACGAATATCGGATTCATTCTAAATCCGGCTTTAGAACATCCAAGGTATACCTAATTAAATTGATTAATAACATCTAAGTATGAATTTGAATTAAGGATCTAAAACAACTAGTTTTAAGTTCCATTTTAAGTAATCTTATAATTAGTGGAAATCACCTTTGATATTAATAGGACTAGGGCTGATGAACTTGTGAAACTGAAATTACACTTccaatctttctctctctctctctctctctctctctctctctctctgagatAAACTTGTGAATACATGAACACATTGAGTTGAGCACAAGTTTCATTTATATACAGCATGATTCCATGCAAGATTTGTGAAACGATGTTCGTAGACGACATACCGTCCATAGTCCATATATATCGAAAGTAAAATAATATAGATATTCTTGCCCCCTGTGATTTATGTCTTCCACTCTATATTATTCCATGAATATAGATTTGATATTATGGATCAAATAATGAATAATTAACTGATTTGACTAAATTAATGTTGTACTAGCAGGATGAGTGGGTGATTTGTCGAGTCTTCCAAAAGAGTGCAGGTATAAAAAAGTACCCAACGAACCAATCAAGAGCGGCCAATCCCTACAACCTAGAAATAGGTCCAAGTATGGTACCATCACCCCTAATGCAGCTAGGTGATCCAAACCACCATCAGTTCCCCTATGGCAGAAATTACATGACTAGCGCTGAGATGGCAGAGATTTCAAGAGTCTTAAGAGGCGGCGGAGGCGGCGGCGGATCATCAAGTAGCACTGTTAACCTACCAATCCAACCCCAGTTCAATTACCCAATtggtggaggaggtggtggtgttggaggaggaggagggtttACAATATCTGGGTTGAACTTGAATCTTGGTGGCCCAGCATCACAGCCTATGTTGAGGACAATGCCACCACCACATCTGCATCATCAAGGCCCTCCATCTATGAATCATCATCCTCAAGTGCAAGATGTTACTAATACCGCCATGATGAACGGTCCAGATCATCAAGGTGGATATGGAACAATAGACATGAACAACAACAACGCAAATGGTGGGAGTGGAAACAGGTTTATGAACATGGAGCCTTGTGTTGATCTTGATAACTACTGGCCTCCCTATTAGGGTACTTAAGAGTATCAACTATCTAATATTCTCAAGGCCAATTAAGTTAGCGACAAGCTTGATTATTATTAGTTATTGTTATGCTTTAGGTATAAAATCGATTTACATGTCCTTCCCAGTTAGGGTAATCAAGAACTATGAACCCAGCAACTATAGTCCTATGAATTAGAGTCAAGTGGCTACTCTCGTTCAGAAACGTTTCATCTTGTTCAATCTACTTCCGTCATTTTAATGTCTTTCAACAATTATTAAGCTTAATTATAAAGTTGGTTTTGCCTTAACACACATTTGACATCCCTTTTTTGAGTTGCTTATTATTACATTTCAACATGATTCACAATTACTCAAATCGATGCTACGATTATTTTTCAACATATAATTCACAAGTACCCAAATCTGTGTTACAATTATGCACGTAGAAAGAGAAGTAGTGATCATTGGGTCGTGTCCATATTCTACTAAAATAACGTCATGTGATGTAACTAGTGGTGCAACCAGAAATTCTACCATGAGATGAACCTTAAATATCGATAAGCTTAAagtgaaaaatgaaataaaattatgaaaacttatataataacataaagGGAAATTCTATTTAGACTCATTTatcctctttctacacccaacttattattttttattttgaaaattcaaatgtGCCCAATAattctctttctacacccaacaagaacaaaaagaaaataataataatttagcaATAGGCAACTCCCGCCACCCTATCTCTTCAAACCTCAACCACCCATTTTCTAACGTCCCCAACTCCCCACCGCCACCTCCCTTACCACCCACAACAATTTGGAAATTATAACATTATTCCCAACAACCCCCaattaaaaaacccaaaagaaacatgtcaatatattttttttctttttttggaaaaattaatgGTATTATTAACATATGGTCCAACACAATTAGATTCGACATGTCGACAATTTTGGCATAATTTGGACATGTTAGAAGGATTGCATGGAAGAGGGAGCTATTGTGTGGCCGGCGAAAGGTCGGGAAAGGGACATTGATGGCTAAGATCTTTGGGGGTTTCATTGTGGGCGATAAGAAGATGGTGGTGTGGGGTTGGGGAGGGGTAGAAATTGGGGGTGGTTAGGGTTTGGAGTGATGGCATGGCCCTGGATTTCTAGTGCtggaattttatattttatatttttgttctttttcattatgggtgtagaaagaaaattgttgggcagattcggaatttcaagattaaaaactataagttgggtataaaaaaagaataaatgggtctgaataaaatttccctaaCATAAAATCATACTTTGAAAACTCATTGAAGACAATTTTAAATGTATTATGTATATTAACTTCTACATTTTTAATATGACATGATTAGACTTAAAATGTATAATTAGGGTTGGTGATTAGATAATCATTGACATTGACACAACAGagtaaaaaaaaccaaatgggAAATTTCATTCATGAGTTATATATCTGAAGATACGGTCAAAGAATCAAAATATAATACTTTTCAATGAACCTTCATTGGCTCTATCAGTGGATGTAACCAATCTATGTATTCTAATATGGGAATACAAATAATTTTGCTTAAGGGAGTAGTTTGATGGACATGCTATAACATGCATTGATTAATGTATTTTGCATTTATTTTCACAGTTCATCTCTATACACGTGGACTTGAACAATTTTGTCCCCTATTCTTCAAACACTAACGACTCGTttggaaatacttttaaaatgactgaaaacgcttTTGATAAAATATTTTCCAAATCAATCCTTAGTCAAAATTCAAGTGGATCCTAAAATAGTACTTAAAGTACGACCTGCAAGctgatttttctttcattttgaaacccaaaatcaATAATTTCATCAACATAGGCCGAGGAACTATAGCCCAGCATAGGCCTTGGCCTACCCTCACTCTTCTATCTTTCTATATAATTTAGTATTATACTTCTTTTTGTGTGGTAAACTTAGTATTATGATtcttttaatttacaaaaaaaaaaaacttttaaattttattcaCCAATAGTTAAAAACAAGAGTTCTCTTTTTCCTTTCCAATTCCAATGGGACTCatcttaaattaaatttaacatCTTATTTTATAAACATATCAATTGATCCTAAAatcatatatactaaaactcagttTCCCCCGACACTGTTCACCAGCAGTGAAAGGGCGAAACTGCCCTCGGATTCTTCTTTGCTTGCTGTTGTCTTTTGCTATTTTGTGCAGTGA
Above is a window of Malus sylvestris chromosome 15, drMalSylv7.2, whole genome shotgun sequence DNA encoding:
- the LOC126603452 gene encoding NAC domain-containing protein 92-like isoform X1; amino-acid sequence: MTAEPKEELPPGFRFHPTDEELITFYLMNKINDATFTGRAIADVDLNKCEPWELPAKAKMGEKEWYFFSLRDRKYPTGVRTNRATNIGYWKTTGKDKEIFNSVTSELAGMKKTLVFYRGRAPRGEKSNWVMHEYRIHSKSGFRTSKQDEWVICRVFQKSAGIKKYPTNQSRAANPYNLEIGPSMVPSPLMQLGDPNHHQFPYGRNYMTSAEMAEISRVLRGGGGGGGSSSSTVNLPIQPQFNYPIGGGGGGVGGGGGFTISGLNLNLGGPASQPMLRTMPPPHLHHQGPPSMNHHPQVQDVTNTAMMNGPDHQGGYGTIDMNNNNANGGSGNRFMNMEPCVDLDNYWPPY
- the LOC126603452 gene encoding NAC domain-containing protein 100-like isoform X2 — protein: MTAEPKEELPPGFRFHPTDEELITFYLMNKINDATFTGRAIADVDLNKCEPWELPAKAKMGEKEWYFFSLRDRKYPTGVRTNRATNIGYWKTTGKDKEIFNSVTSELAGMKKTLVFYRGRAPRGEKSNWVMHEYRIHSKSGFRTSKDEWVICRVFQKSAGIKKYPTNQSRAANPYNLEIGPSMVPSPLMQLGDPNHHQFPYGRNYMTSAEMAEISRVLRGGGGGGGSSSSTVNLPIQPQFNYPIGGGGGGVGGGGGFTISGLNLNLGGPASQPMLRTMPPPHLHHQGPPSMNHHPQVQDVTNTAMMNGPDHQGGYGTIDMNNNNANGGSGNRFMNMEPCVDLDNYWPPY